One Turneriella parva DSM 21527 genomic region harbors:
- a CDS encoding NADH-quinone oxidoreductase subunit J, translated as MEDISFRQTLFYCFAFVLTGSALGVVFHRNPVKSALFLVSFFVTLAATYALIGAEILATLQVLVYVGAIMVLFLFVIMLISVREESFESPLSNIGRASIVTGLTLAFIIQLLLLLQIRSGRGDLNPIAQPTTTLAAGKQLTDTAQVISVSLFRDYLVAFELVSLLLLVAVVGAIMIAKKNRQTHE; from the coding sequence ATGGAGGATATCAGCTTCAGGCAAACGCTCTTCTATTGTTTTGCCTTTGTGCTCACCGGCTCCGCGCTCGGTGTGGTCTTTCATCGCAACCCCGTCAAGTCTGCACTTTTCTTGGTCAGCTTCTTTGTGACGCTGGCGGCAACCTATGCGCTCATCGGCGCTGAAATTCTCGCGACGCTGCAGGTGCTGGTTTATGTCGGCGCGATCATGGTACTGTTTCTCTTTGTCATCATGCTCATTTCTGTACGCGAAGAAAGTTTCGAAAGCCCCTTGAGTAACATCGGCCGGGCGTCCATCGTCACCGGTCTGACGCTCGCCTTTATCATTCAGCTCTTGCTGCTGTTGCAAATACGTTCGGGCCGGGGTGATCTGAACCCGATCGCGCAGCCGACAACCACGCTCGCCGCTGGCAAGCAGCTAACCGATACTGCGCAGGTAATTTCGGTGAGCCTGTTTCGCGATTACCTGGTTGCATTCGAGCTTGTGTCGCTGCTTTTGCTGGTTGCCGTCGTCGGCGCGATCATGATTGCCAAGAAAAA